A region of Oreochromis niloticus isolate F11D_XX unplaced genomic scaffold, O_niloticus_UMD_NMBU tig00001486_pilon, whole genome shotgun sequence DNA encodes the following proteins:
- the LOC100691859 gene encoding C-X-C chemokine receptor type 2-like: MSFVYVFEDDFFWNNYSYDYNESSKSFSPDPDTLKCEYEPLEPTAVVILCVIFTVISALAIFGNLLVGWVIRTSQEILAPSDVYLFHLTIADGLLALTLQFCVAALTRGWLLGDFLCQLLHIVMDANFYTSIIFLTCISIDRYLVIVHARETLTSHQRMCSRILCTVVWVLGCVLALPTLSIRFDISISTAWRLAIQGFIRVFGFLVPAIVMISCYSITVSQLLLTHGFQKHRAMRVIITIVVAFLLLWTPYQITMVIDILLRADLVQHDCDTRRSLNTALVATHCLALLHSCINPFLYVAAEEKLRKKMKLLF, encoded by the coding sequence ATGTCATTTGTCTATGTCTTTGAAGATGATTTCTTTTGGAACAATTATTCCTATGATTACAACGAATCCAGTAAATCATTCTCTCCAGATCCAGATACCTTAAAATGTGAATATGAACCTTTGGAACCTACAGCAGTTGTGATCCTGTGCGTGATCTTCACAGTCATCTCTGCATTGGCCATATTCGGAAACCTGCTGGTAGGATGGGTGATCAGAACCAGCCAAGAAATTTTGGCTCCATCAGATGTGTACCTGTTCCACCTGACCATAGCAGATGGGCTGCTGGCTTTAACGCTTCAGTTCTGTGTTGCAGCACTAACTCGAGGATGGCTCTTAGGAGACTTCCTTTGCCAACTCCTCCACATCGTCATGGATGCGAACTTCTACACCAGCATCATCTTCCTCACCTGCATTAGCATCGATCGTTACCTTGTGATTGTGCACGCCAGGGAGACACTCACGAGTCACcaaaggatgtgcagcaggaTCCTCTGCACAGTGGTGTGGGTTCTCGGTTGTGTCCTTGCTCTGCCTACTCTTTCCATTCGCTTTGACATCAGCATCTCTACCGCATGGAGGCTCGCGATTCAGGGGTTCATTCGTGTTTTTGGCTTTTTGGTCCCTGCGATTGTCATGATCTCCTGCTACAGCATCACTGTTTCACAGTTGCTGCTCACTCACGGTTTCCAGAAGCACCGAGCCATGCGGGTGATCATAACCATCGTGGTTGCGTTTCTTCTCCTCTGGACACCATACCAGATAACCATGGTGATAGACATACTGCTGAGGGCTGATTTGGTACAGCATGACTGTGATACGAGGAGGTCGTTAAACACAGCCTTGGTTGCAACCCACTGCCTGGctctgctgcacagctgcatcaaCCCTTTCCTCTATGTCGCTGCAGAAGAAAAACTCAGGAAGAAGATGAAGCTGCTTTTTTAG